The following nucleotide sequence is from Coffea eugenioides isolate CCC68of chromosome 10, Ceug_1.0, whole genome shotgun sequence.
TCTGGAGTCTTGTGAGATTTTCTTGGCAAGCACTACTGTATCCCGGGCCACACAGACAATGATCACCATATCAGCTTAGTTAACAACATAGCCAGGGCCAGCTAATCAAACCAGAAGTTTCAGGGATGAGGAGGCAAAGTTTAAGTTGTGTAAGGTTCGATCAGTACAGTTTGGACAGAAGGGCAAGCCATACCTGAATACCTATGATGGTCATACCATTCGTTACCCAGACCCACTCATCAAGGCCAATGACACCATCAAACTTGACCTGGAGAACAACAAGATTATTGAATTCATCAAGTTTGATGTTGGGAATGTTGTCATGGTGACTGGGGGAAGGAACAGAGGTTGGGTTGGAGTAATCAAGAATAGAGAGAAACATAAGGGAAGCTTTGAGACCATCCATGTCCAAGATGCCACAGGTCACGAGTTTGCTACTCGTCTTGGTAATGTCTTCATCATTGGAAAAGGTGCAAAGCCCTGGGTGTCTCCCCCAAAGGGCAAAGGTATCAAGTTGTCAGTTATAgaggaacaaaggaaaaggaTTGCTGCCCAGGCGGCTACTACTGCCTAATTTTGCTACTATTAGCGTCTTTGGGAGGGTAACATTTTACTTGCAAAACTAGTAGTACGATGTTGCAATTTTTGAGTTGGGTTTAATGTTTTATTTGTCTTGTTTAGTTACAGTTTTGGACATTAAATATTTGTGTTGGCGCGGTGATTGTACTGCTATCTAGAACCCTACAGTTAcaggtttttaaaaaaatacatatagatatatgACTAGTTTCTGATAATGTGCCGCCATTGATGTTCTTTTGTATGTATATTGTTTGTATGTATGTTCTTTTGTCACCTTATCTATTCCTTTTGTGCTCTGCAGGGCTGTCAAATCTACTTAAGAGAGCAGAAGATGGCAAGAAAATCACTGGAATGACGATCAGCAGAAGAGGACCATCAAtctctcatttattttttgctgATGATTCTCTAATATTTTGTAAAGCTGAACCCAGTCAGGCTAAGGAGCTAATGTACTTGCTGAAGAGATACGATGAAGGCTCAGGTCAAATTATCATTTTGGAGAAGTCATCtgtattttttagcaaaaatatGTCCAGTGTTAAGCAAGATGATATATGTAAGGAGTTGGGGAAAATACAAAAAGTCAGTCAACCTGTAACTTCGGATACCAGTAGCAGGGGAAGTCTGGATAACCCAAGCGGGAGTTTAGGGGGCAGAATGGGGTGGAAACAAGTTTTCCCTTTCGTTGTGTTAGCATGAGGGATGACTGGTGCACGAAAAGGCATCATAACTAGGAAGCGAAACCTTTATCCTTGCGCCCAACTCGTATACAGGGCAGGGCACAAGGTCTGAAAGGCATACATACAAGTTCCAAATAACTTTCCAATTTGCCAGCAAATTCATGGCATCGTTTCGTTTTATGTGCAAGTAAATTAAAGAAGAAGCTATTCTGAGTCGAGAAGCTGAAAAAGAAGTTTCAATCTATACATGAAGAGTAAGTGGCTTGCACGACTTGAAATCACCACCATTCATTCCCCTAAGAAGTCAAATTGCAAAATCAATGCTATGGCATCCACCTTCCGTATCCAATAACTTGTGCTAGAACATCACGTAATTCACAATGCACCCATGCCATCCAAGTCCGTGTGCAAAACCGCAGTCTGCTGCTACTAATATTCCGCATTACCCAACAAATCAAAATTACGAATGGGAACATTACTACTCGGTCTTTCTAAAACCTACCAGATGAACTTCCATGAAAAATGTGAAACTGAAATACGACATCTTAGAATGCTTTGCATTACTTCCTACAGAAGACCAATAAAATAGAACAAAGAAAGGTGAAGAATAATTCTGGATAGTAATGGCCAAGTATATTTGGTCAGTTGTACTGGTTTTATCTCTCAATTCACTTGAAAAAAGTCCTAAACTTGAGACTGTATCAAGGGATCCACAAGCTTCCTTGCAATTTATCAGTGTTATTGTAAGCATGCCATGCCACCTCCGATCAGTATCACTAACAACAAATTTCTAGGTCCCTGCCTCCTTCGACTCGACAACATTTAACAAGTACTTCACAAGCCTCTAAACAAGAATAGACTGAGAAGAATGACAAAGTGAAATGCACCAGAATACCAAGAAATTAGCCAAAACAAGgggaacacacacacacacacaaggcGAGATGCAAATATATAGCAGTTGGAGAAGCTAAAGTTGACCTTTCTATTTTAAACCCCATAAATAATCTGTTTATCATACTACAGAAACATATAGCAGATCGAAATCTTGTAAAGTTTTCAATGAATAACCAATCAAACAACTAAGTTTTTTTAGCAGCGGAAGGTTTTATTTTGTCAGTCTCTAGAtcaaaaaacagaaaattttgcCAAATGTACGTGTCAAATTAAAGCTAATTGATCAGCTATAGTTGACGATGAGCGTTTCCTAACTCAGATTTCAGTTCTATCGAAGTTTTTGGATAAAATATCAAACTTGTCATTCTCGAGTCTGGATGGAATTTAAATCTAAACGGGGAAATTAATTAGGGGCAAACCATTTGGGGGAAAATTAGGGAGGCAAAAGAGAATCAGCATACCTTTTTTTGTAGACAGTTGCTGCTAAATGTGGTCTTCTATTTCATCATTTCCCAGCCAAGATCGATTAGCAGATGGCGAGGAGATGTTTCTTGGTTCTCGGCGAGGAGATGTTTCCGGCAGAGATGAGCAGTGTGTTTTTTGGTTCTCGGCAGAGATGAGGAGCAGTGGTGTGTTTTTTGGTTCTAAGTGTTGCTTGTTTGCTGTTGGCTCATGGCTGGTAGCCTTTTGTTCGGTGAATGACTAAACATGACCGCGAGTTGTTGGTTTCACTAAGTGTTCAAGTCAATTCCGCGCTTCTCCTCAAACTATTGACTTTGAATGAAATTTCAATTCCTTACATTTCCCCCCCTACTCGTACGAAAATTTCAACCCAAGTTTTTTAGTTTTGAATTAACattttactaatatattattacttgcaacttttaaatatttttgtaaaaatattcatAATAGGTAATTTTTTTATGACATCAAACAGTTGATCCCATATTAATATTGATATCACTTTCTCAAAATTGTGAACTAAATTACAACttacttatctttcttttcattatttttgcccaaaactccagaattttttttattttataataagGAGAGAtgatttgtttcaaatggttaATTTCACTTCAAATTATTGCACTAATATTAATTTACATGACAAAATTTGAGTTCCTAATAGttaaaaaaatcattagagAGCAAAAACAGAATAACAATTGGTTGCActaatgaccaaatttcttgtaatACATTTGCAAGAtatagatttatgggtaatttcttttttttttttgctttcacatatttaatttatgttaaatacaaaacctaccagtttccctttcataaaaatattagtacaacactttttgaaatttacttacaaacatttatgtatttaacataaattaaatgattcagagtgaaatgcccataaagagcaaaatatttgttcatgtaaaggaaacccacaaagagttggtactttatgggtcatttctttttttaaaaaaatataatttatgttgaaaagataacctgccagttttcgttttgtaagaaatcagtgtaacactttttgaattttacttacaaacatttataaatttatcataaattatatgtttgagagtaaaatgcccataaaaagttggtactttgaatagataatgctcatttgcccataaactacactccctgaaggctattttgttaatt
It contains:
- the LOC113750567 gene encoding 40S ribosomal protein S4-like; protein product: MSQWPANQTRSFRDEEAKFKLCKVRSVQFGQKGKPYLNTYDGHTIRYPDPLIKANDTIKLDLENNKIIEFIKFDVGNVVMVTGGRNRGWVGVIKNREKHKGSFETIHVQDATGHEFATRLGNVFIIGKGAKPWVSPPKGKGIKLSVIEEQRKRIAAQAATTA